Proteins from one Natrinema salinisoli genomic window:
- a CDS encoding DUF7385 family protein: protein MDDIDLEELVASLTLREENQAIKSYQNTVAVSCPACDARFDDLIVCKENPTSLNLSKQLDLCVGSADGQAVIFTHKK from the coding sequence ATGGACGACATCGACCTCGAGGAACTCGTGGCATCGTTGACGCTCCGTGAGGAAAATCAGGCGATCAAGAGCTACCAGAACACGGTCGCAGTGTCCTGCCCGGCCTGTGACGCGCGGTTCGACGACCTCATCGTGTGCAAGGAGAACCCGACGAGTCTCAACCTCTCGAAACAACTGGACCTGTGCGTGGGGTCGGCGGACGGTCAAGCGGTTATCTTCACGCACAAGAAGTGA
- a CDS encoding HalOD1 output domain-containing protein: protein MSDHTERKIVHRELDTAAENPIISLINAIADIEDTDTTELPTMYDCVDGMLDELFSNPPAPESQMVVEFSYETYRITVEQDGTAKFVKTE, encoded by the coding sequence GTGTCAGATCACACCGAGCGGAAAATCGTTCATCGAGAACTGGACACGGCCGCCGAAAATCCAATTATATCCCTGATAAACGCTATCGCTGATATCGAGGATACGGACACGACCGAGTTACCGACGATGTACGATTGCGTGGACGGCATGCTCGATGAACTCTTTTCTAACCCACCTGCTCCGGAATCACAGATGGTGGTCGAATTCAGCTACGAAACGTATCGGATCACGGTCGAACAAGACGGTACCGCGAAGTTCGTGAAGACGGAGTGA
- a CDS encoding aminotransferase class V-fold PLP-dependent enzyme, which yields MEPSELRETIPALESGVYCNWGAGGPSPRRVVEAAESTLEHHAYESPTAEGMYPAAFDVYDETREAVADLLGAAPSEIALTQSTTDGINRVAGAFDWDEDDVVLRTDLEHSAGILPWQRLEREHGVEVRVLETEGGRLDLADVKAAADAATLFCVSSLTWTHGTRLPIADVVEIAHDAGAAVLVDAVQAPGQVPVDVHEWSADFVVGAGHKWLLGPFGSGFLYVRDGVEADLVPAAIGYRSVEDENASDYRYAAGARRFEVATASPAPYAGLTEAIGVLEEIGIDAIRRRIEALTDRLKDGISDERLLSPRGYESGLVTIAADDPEETVERLAEQGIVVRPLPTPDAVRASIHAFNDRHDVDALLEAL from the coding sequence ATGGAACCGAGCGAACTCCGAGAGACGATACCGGCCCTCGAGTCCGGCGTCTACTGTAACTGGGGCGCCGGCGGGCCGAGTCCGCGTCGGGTCGTCGAGGCGGCGGAATCGACGCTCGAGCACCACGCGTACGAGTCCCCCACGGCGGAGGGGATGTATCCCGCAGCGTTCGACGTCTACGACGAGACGCGGGAAGCCGTCGCCGACCTGCTCGGGGCCGCGCCGAGCGAGATCGCGCTGACACAGAGCACGACCGACGGGATCAACCGGGTCGCGGGCGCGTTCGACTGGGACGAGGACGACGTCGTCCTCCGGACCGACCTCGAGCACTCCGCGGGCATCCTGCCCTGGCAGCGACTCGAGCGCGAGCACGGCGTCGAGGTGCGAGTCCTCGAGACCGAGGGCGGGCGGCTCGATCTCGCAGACGTGAAAGCCGCGGCAGACGCTGCGACCCTGTTCTGCGTGAGTTCGCTCACCTGGACGCACGGGACGCGACTGCCGATCGCGGACGTCGTCGAGATCGCCCACGATGCCGGGGCAGCAGTGCTCGTCGACGCCGTACAAGCGCCCGGCCAGGTGCCGGTCGACGTCCACGAGTGGAGTGCCGATTTCGTCGTCGGAGCGGGCCACAAGTGGCTGCTCGGCCCATTCGGTAGCGGGTTCCTGTACGTCCGCGACGGCGTCGAAGCGGACCTCGTCCCCGCCGCGATCGGCTACCGGAGCGTGGAAGACGAAAACGCCAGCGACTACCGCTACGCGGCCGGCGCGCGGCGGTTCGAGGTCGCTACCGCGAGCCCCGCCCCCTACGCAGGGCTGACGGAGGCGATCGGCGTGCTCGAAGAGATCGGGATCGACGCGATTCGACGGCGAATAGAGGCCCTCACCGACCGGCTCAAAGACGGGATTTCGGACGAGCGACTGTTGAGTCCGCGGGGGTACGAGTCCGGGCTGGTGACGATCGCCGCCGACGACCCCGAGGAGACCGTTGAGCGACTCGCCGAGCAGGGGATCGTCGTTCGGCCGCTGCCGACACCGGACGCGGTCCGCGCGTCGATCCACGCGTTCAACGACCGGCACGACGTGGACGCGCTGCTCGAGGCGCTGTAG
- a CDS encoding ribonucleotide reductase, producing the protein MAIDYGNREKSYELYRKGKREGTWDPDDYDLEGDREDWAQFSEAEQQRFLVTCSGFYDGEEDVTRTLAPYMMALDALPNEEMPFDTVQEEMYLAQQVYEEAKHTDFFSRYFEEVFGTQDTAPYREGGYQEQGYSTDDLYDTADDLMAAIDGGDRTELVYALGEAYLNYMGIVEAQLARGGYLSFDQMIELKAEEMGRDVVLESFQAAIGNVRQDETRHIENGRWILQQLAEAEPDIVADVYEPRIEEYVENRLLADPPFDDQPFDGYERKPIAKQITQYLQDTVDYIGADRFERYGDVRATLEERMAAD; encoded by the coding sequence ATGGCGATCGACTACGGCAACCGCGAGAAGTCCTACGAGCTCTACCGAAAGGGCAAGCGAGAGGGAACGTGGGACCCGGACGACTACGACCTCGAGGGTGACCGGGAGGACTGGGCGCAGTTCTCCGAGGCCGAACAACAGCGGTTCCTCGTGACGTGTTCGGGGTTTTACGACGGTGAGGAAGACGTCACGCGAACGCTCGCACCGTACATGATGGCGCTGGACGCCCTGCCGAACGAGGAGATGCCGTTCGACACGGTCCAGGAGGAGATGTACCTGGCCCAGCAGGTCTACGAGGAGGCCAAGCACACCGACTTCTTCAGCCGGTACTTCGAGGAGGTCTTCGGTACCCAGGACACGGCCCCGTACCGCGAAGGTGGCTATCAGGAGCAGGGGTACAGCACGGACGACCTCTACGATACCGCGGACGACCTCATGGCCGCGATCGACGGCGGCGACCGGACCGAACTCGTCTACGCGCTGGGTGAGGCCTACCTCAACTACATGGGCATCGTCGAGGCCCAGCTCGCCCGCGGCGGCTACCTCAGCTTCGACCAGATGATCGAACTGAAAGCCGAGGAGATGGGACGGGACGTCGTTCTCGAGTCGTTCCAGGCGGCGATCGGCAACGTACGTCAGGACGAGACGCGCCACATCGAGAACGGCCGCTGGATCCTGCAGCAACTGGCCGAGGCCGAACCCGACATCGTCGCGGACGTCTACGAACCGCGCATCGAGGAGTACGTCGAGAACCGACTGCTGGCGGATCCGCCCTTCGACGACCAGCCGTTCGACGGCTACGAGCGGAAACCGATCGCCAAACAGATCACGCAGTACTTGCAGGACACCGTCGACTACATCGGTGCCGACCGGTTCGAACGGTACGGTGACGTCAGGGCGACCCTCGAGGAGCGGATGGCCGCCGACTGA
- the nirK gene encoding copper-containing nitrite reductase, protein MTQSNLTRRRAMQAIGATGALAVAGCLGGDTQGNSEEADQSAAEDEGLPAAKDVDVDRIARDPTDIPAPVDWDEPREHDITIETVRQTAEIEPGVTFEYMTFEGQVPGPMVRVRRGDRVNLTFDVPEDLNEAAHNMDFHAVYGPGGGADATTIAPGDDPTQISFTADYAGVFIYHCAIPNMDQHISSGMFGSILVEPEEGLPEVDHEYYLGQHEIYTDGDVGEKGHHSFDFDAMLEESPTYVVFNGQAYGFAPDGGQPMQANTGETARVYFANGGPNLLSSLHPIGNVWSRYYRDGDLLSEPDLNIETAPVAPGTTTAAEMEFPVPGPVKIVDHALTRAARRGALGVVNVEGEPTEDLYDEDP, encoded by the coding sequence ATGACCCAATCCAACCTCACCCGACGACGGGCGATGCAGGCGATCGGGGCGACCGGCGCGCTGGCGGTGGCCGGTTGTCTCGGTGGCGACACGCAGGGGAACAGCGAGGAAGCCGACCAGTCGGCGGCTGAGGACGAGGGGCTGCCGGCGGCGAAAGACGTCGACGTCGATCGGATCGCGCGGGACCCGACCGATATTCCCGCGCCGGTCGACTGGGACGAGCCGCGCGAACACGACATCACGATCGAGACGGTTCGGCAGACGGCCGAGATCGAACCCGGGGTCACGTTCGAGTACATGACCTTCGAGGGGCAGGTTCCCGGCCCGATGGTCCGCGTGCGCCGCGGCGATCGGGTGAACCTCACGTTCGATGTCCCGGAAGATCTGAACGAGGCGGCGCACAACATGGACTTCCACGCGGTCTACGGGCCCGGCGGCGGGGCCGACGCGACCACGATCGCGCCCGGCGACGACCCGACCCAGATCAGCTTCACGGCCGACTACGCGGGGGTGTTCATCTACCACTGTGCGATCCCGAACATGGACCAGCACATCAGCAGCGGCATGTTCGGTTCGATCCTCGTCGAGCCCGAAGAGGGCCTCCCCGAGGTCGACCACGAGTACTACCTCGGCCAGCACGAGATCTACACCGACGGCGACGTCGGTGAAAAGGGCCACCACAGCTTCGACTTCGACGCCATGCTCGAGGAATCGCCGACCTACGTCGTGTTCAACGGCCAGGCCTACGGCTTCGCCCCCGACGGCGGCCAGCCGATGCAGGCCAACACCGGCGAAACTGCGCGGGTGTACTTCGCCAACGGCGGGCCGAACCTGCTGAGCTCGCTCCACCCCATCGGGAACGTCTGGAGCCGCTACTACCGCGACGGCGACCTCCTGAGCGAACCCGACCTGAACATCGAGACCGCGCCCGTCGCCCCCGGGACGACCACCGCGGCCGAAATGGAGTTCCCCGTCCCCGGCCCGGTCAAGATCGTCGACCACGCGCTGACGCGCGCCGCCCGCCGGGGCGCACTCGGCGTCGTCAACGTCGAGGGCGAACCGACCGAAGACCTCT